The following DNA comes from Gemmatimonadaceae bacterium.
TTGCTGCGGCCACGAACCGAGGGCACGGTGATGGGAGCCGGTTTTGCCGGGGCACTGTCGCCGGCAGCAGAGTCAGCGGGCTGTGCCGGCTGACCGGGCGACATCGTAGCGGAGTCAACCGCCACGACTGAAACCGGATCCATAGCGGGCACCGGCACGTTGGATATTGCGGTCGAGGGCTCTGCATCGTTCATCGTGCAGGCGGCGAGCAGCGAGAGGGCAAGTGCGCCCAGGGCGAAAAGACCAGGAGTTTTCATGCGCGGGACATCGTGATTGGAGGGTAGGAGTACAAAGCTAATTACCCCACATGCAGGGAGCGGGTCGTAGAGAGTTTATGGAATGGATCGAGGGTTGGTTTTCAGGGAATGGAGTAGGAGGCGGGGAGCAGTCCGGAAGGTCATCAATCCTTAGTCCTGGTCAATTCACAGTGTCATTCTCATCTCCATCCGACTACACTGTCCTGGCTGACCAAACATCGCCTCACCGCGCGCTGAAAAAACGTTGCACAATGGCGGCGCGTCCACCATAATACAGAACAATATGCTCACTCTCGCCCGCCTCTTTCATTCCTACCGCAGCTATCGGAAAAACTCCGGAAGCTGTGGGCGATCGCGTGTTGTTGTGTAGCTGACTTTACGCAAACGTTCCCCCCTCAGCCTCCGAATCCTCGGGGGCTTTTTTTGTTTTCAGCAAGGAGATCCAATGCAGACCGAAACTCAGGCATCGCCGCCGAAGTTCATCGAGCAGAAATGGAGCGATTACACGGCCGAGCAGCACGACGTGTGGCGCATCCTGTACGAACGCCGAATGACACAGCTCGTGGACAACGGCAGCAAGGTCTTTCTGAATGGCGCGGAAACGATCGGTCTCCGTCGCGACAGTGTCCCTGATCTGGCGGGAGTAAACGCGCAACTCGGCGCCATCACCGGTTGGGAGGCCGTGCCGGTCGCCGGATTTCTGCCCGCGCGGGAGTTCTTCGCGTGTCTTGCCCAACGCAAGTTCCCGACGACAATCACTATCCGGCCGCGGGAGCAGCTGGATTACCTGCCCGAGCCGGACATCTTCCACGATGTTTTCGGGCATGTGCCGCTGCACTCCGATCCGGCTTTCGGCGATTTCCTGCAGCACTACGGCAAAGCCGCGTCCGCGGCAGAAAGCGATGCCGATGTGCTGCGAATGACCCGGCTTTTCTGGTTTACGATTGAATTCGGGCTGGTGCGCGAGGATGGTAAGGTCAGGGTGTACGGAAGCGGCCTGATATCATCGCACGGGGATGCCGCCAACGCGCTCGGCCCGAATTGCGATCGCCGGCCGTTCAGTCTAGACGCAGTGTTCGACCAGCACTTCGAGATCGATCATCTGCAGGATGTGCTCTTCGTCGTGGAGTCGTTCGATCAGTTGTTCGAGGCGGTGACGGAGGCTGAGCGGAGGATTGCGAAATGATCAGGGTTAAGCGAGTAAATTGCGCGCAAACAAGGTGTTCCGGGATTGGCGCGGCCTGAGGTGTATTGGCGTGTGTTGGCGTGTACCAGAGTAAAGTGGATCGTGCCGCCGTGTGACGATACGTCCATTGCGTGGCCTCGTCTGACATGATTACACTCGCTGTCGTTTCAACGCCCGGTGGATCTGGTACAGATCTATTGCGTGTACACCAAGCCTCTTGAGACTCGCTTCGCCGAGTGGCCACCAAAATTCCGTAGCTTCGTGCGTACCTCGCTCTCGATCCGGTCCGCCGTCGCATGGTCCGCGAGAAAATCGACATGCTGCTCCCACGGCAGACCCACCACGACGCGAAGTCCATGGCGTTGCGCCGCGTCGAGCATCCAGAGCGGGGGCGGCGTTTACGTCCGAATCGCGTTGCACCTCGCCGCAGCAATCTGTTCGAGGTCGAATTCGACTCGCGCGCGGTCGTGGAATCTTAACCCCCTCCCTTGGGCCGGAACGTGCCATAGGTAACGCCGCGGAGGTATAACTTGGCGTTATCGGCCCAGATGAATTTGCCCCGGACATAGGGCCTGCCACTGAAGGTCGCGGCTAGCTGATGCCGGGCAGTGTCATCAGTTTCGATTGCCTGTGGGGAGTCAACGGACTGGGTGACAATGCCGCGAGAGGCATGCGGCGAAGCCTCTCCCGGAAGATGTGAACCTGGCGATTGACGCGGGTCCGGCTTGAATGTGGGACTTCCTCGGTTGCTCATATCTGCAGCGGGTTCACGAAGGCATTATGCACTGTGAGCAACAGAGGGGAAGATTCGGGCACAGCCTCCACGTACTTCGATTCGAATACGGTCCTATCGGGACTGCTGGAGAATGCGATTGGGTGCGGGAAGCGCGTGACAGCGCCTGGGTTGGGAAGATCTTCCTCCGTTCGCACGCCGCGCCGACCGATAGTTTGCCATCCATACAGAGGGGGACGATCTTGCTCTCATGACGATAGCCAAAACTAATCCGGAATCGGATAAACTCGCCGCCGGCGCTCGGCGCTCACTGGACGAGCAGGGTCTCAACACCGGGCCATCTCCGAGCCAGCTTGGCAGTCGGTTTATCACTCCGGCCGAGCTGTTTTTCACGAGGAGCCATGCCGCCATCCCGTCTCTCGATGCCGCGAACTGGCGCCTTCGCGTCCACGGTCTCGTGGGGCGGAAGCTAGAGCTTTCGCTCGACGATCTGAAGCACAGCTTCACTGCCCGCGAAGTGGACGCAACCCTGGTTTGCGCGGGGCTTCGCCGAACTGAATTGGAGAACGTTGCCCCCATACCAGGCGAGCTGCCCTGGGGACTCGAGCCCATAAGTACCGGCACATGGAGGGGGATTCAGCTCCGCGACGTTCTGTTGAGTGCCGGCGTCGAAGAGGATGCCGGACACGTCTGGTTTACCTCGGTGGACGTGGTCGAACGACATGGAAAAAAATTTGCGTTTGGCGGATCCATCCCGCTGGCGAAAGCGCTTGGCCCCGAAGTGTTGTTGGCGTATGAGCTGAATGGCGAGCCGCTGTCCCCGGATCATGGATTCCCGGTCCGCGCCCTGGTTCCCGGTTACATCGGGGCGCGCAGTGTCAAATGGCTTGGCGAGATCGAAGTACGCGCCGAACCATCAGCGAATTATTTCCAGACGCAGGCCTACCGGCTGCTGGCGAAACGCGACGGTGATGATGGGAATGTGCGTAATGGCACGGAGATGAACGAGACACCCCTCAACGCCGTTATCCTTTCGCCTGAGGCGGGGGGGCAGGTACCGGCGGGCGCGGCGGAATTGAGCGGATGGGCACTCGGACGCGAAGGGGCGCCGGTAATGGTGGTTGAATGCTCGGGAGATAATGGCGATACATGGACCCCGGCGGAGGTATACGCCTCAGGAAGTCCATGGGCATGGCAGCTCTGGCGAGCGACGCTGACACTGGCAGCAGGTTCGCATACGCTCGTGGTCCGGTGCTCCGATGGCCGTGGTTTGACGCAGCCTCCCGATGTGAAGGATGTGTGGAATGTGAAAGGCTATGGCAACAATGCCTGGCATCGTGTCGCTGTCGAGGTAAGGGCCTGACAGGTAGTCAGACCCTCACCCGAAATACAGCCGCCCTGCCCCTTATTTCTGCGGCTTGACCCTCGAGATCTTCTTCTCGTACCGCTCCTTCCCGCGGCGCGCATTATACGCGCGCTGGTAGAGATACTTCTCGTCCGAGAGCGTGACCTCTTCGTTTTCATATTTGGATGCCATCGCCATCAGATCGACTGCCTGCTCATCCATAACGCTGCCACCCAACGGCATCGACGCGCATGCCACGCTGGCCTCACGCAGCATCGCCGCGGCTCCACCGTAATCGCCTCTCTGGCCGCGCACACGCGCCTCATCCCGGGCCTTCGCGGCATCCAGCAGAATTTTCGTACGCTGAATTTCCGGCTCCTCACGGCCCTCAGCCGAAAGGGTGGCGGCAACGGGGATTCGGATTTCCTGCCGCTGCACGCCGCCGTCAGCGCCCACGACATCAGCAGTGACAGAGATCACAGCAATGCTTCGGTCGCCGACTGTTTCTACGTCGGCAACGAAGAATTCAATCAGCAGTGATTTCGGATCGCGGGCGTAGAGATCGCCGACAGCCACCGTTATGCCGTCGGTATTGCCGTGTGACTGATAGTCGTTGTGAACATTCACGAGATCGACGAATGGCTCTGGCTTGATCTTCACCTCGATGTTCTGGGCGGCGAGACTCAGCAGACCCTCGATCTCTTCCTCGAACACCCCGGGTGCCTGATCGGGATTCTCGATGTAATAGCTGTGCCCGCCTCCCGCTTCAGCCATTCCTCGTAGCAGCTCTTCGTCGTAATCCCCACCAAATCCGATCGTGGTCGTGGTGACTCCCTGCTTCAGCCCATTACTGCACAAGCCGAGCAGTCGCACAGGATCGGTGATGCCGACGTTGGCATGACCGTCGGTCATCAGAATGACCCGATTGATCGCACTGCCCCGGGATGCATCACCTGGCTCAGCGGGAGCATCCGGGGTACTGGATCCGTTTCGCGTCACCAGGTCTCGGCCTCTCAGCCAGCCGCCGCTCAGATTGGTGCTGCCGCCAGACATGATGGTCTCGATTTCACGCGCCAATCCCGCCTGCGCAGCACCTGTCGCGGGCTCGGCGACTGTGATCACACTGTCGTCATAAGCGACTACACTGACTACATCAGCGGGCCGCAGCCGGCGAACGAGGAACGCAGCCGCTTTGCGTGCATGCTCCAGCTTTTCCCCGCTCATCGAGCCCGAGCGATCGAGTACAAGCGACAGATTGAGCGGCACCTCCCTCGGGTTTTCGACTGAATCTCCCTCGAATTTCAGCAGGGCGCGGACGGCATATCCGGCTCGGCCATCAGCCTGCTGATAGTCAAGAATAACTTGCGATTTCATGGCGTCTCCAAAGCGGGTATGAAGGCAAGTTAGAGAGGGGGTCTGACAGTCCGTTTTGCAACACTGTTGCGTTGCGGCGGTGAGACGCCATCCACATTTCCGTATGTCGTCCAGCGCTATATTCGGACGTGCCACACACACCGTCTGATTCCCAGCGTTTGGTTATCGAAGCCGAGCCCGGAGCGCTGCTCGTATTCGCGGGTCCCGGGGCGGGCAAGACTTACTGTCTGATCGAGCGCATCCGCTTCCTCGTGGAGAAGCGTGGCCTGAACCCAGCTCGCATCTGCGCGTTCACCTTTACAAACAAAGCCGCAGAGGAGATCTCATCGCGTCTCGAGACATATCTCGGATCGCAGGCGGGAAAGATCAAGCGGGGGACGATCCATTCATTCTGCGCGGAACTGCTCCGCGAGTTCACTGCCGAAGCGGAGCTCAGACCGGGTTTCGGAATAGCGGATGAGGAGTACCAACTGCGCGCGCTCTATCGCGTGGAGGGCTATAGCCGCTGGCACAGGAAGAGAGTGAAGCAGTTCACTGCCTACCGCTTCTGCGCAGAGCCGTTGCACGAGAACGATCGAGGTGTATACGACCGGTATCTGGCATTCCTCGAGAAGCGCAACATGGTCGATTTCGACATGCTCGTTCTCAAGACATCCGAGTTGCTTCGTAACGAGGAGGTTGCGGCGGCAGTGCGTCAGCGGTGGGACTGCATCCTGGTGGATGAATTTCAGGATCTCAACACCGTTCAATACTCGATTATGCGCTCACTGGCGCTCGAGCATGGGAATGTGTTTGCCGTCGGCGATGACGAGCAATCCATCTACTCATGGGCAGGGGCCGATCCGCGTGTATTCGGCGATTTCCTGAACGATTTCGGTTTGTCCACCCGGTTGCAGCTCGGCGAGAATCGACGTTGCCCGAGCGAGGTCATCACGCTTTCACGCCGGCTCGTAAACATCAATACGCCGATGTTTGGCGATCGAAGATTCGCCGACTCCGGGCGCCACTCTCCCTTCCCGGTCGAGGCCATGACCTTCGGCGACGAACGGGAAGAACTGGCCTGGATTTTTGACGATCTCCGCCGCGACCGCGAGGCGCATACACTCGAATGGGGCGACTACGCACTGCTCTACCGAACGCACGAGATAGGTCATACAGCGGAATCCGCGTTTCTTGCCGCCGGTATTCCCTGCCGGATGGCGCAGGGTCATGCGCTCGCTGATGATCCCGTTGTCAGGTATCTCGTCGCAGCGCTCAGGGTGATATCGAATGCCGAAGATCCCATTCATCGTGAGCGCTTTCTCCAGGTGGTACTGCCGCGGCCACTATTCGACAGCGCACGCGCGAAGGCAGATGAAGCAGGCAGCGACCTCCTTCAATATTTCGAGCAGAGGGCGCGCAGACAGACAACGGCGGACGCCGATCGGAGCAAGATCTGGAAGGGTCTGTTTGCACTGAAGAATCTCGCCGCACTGGGGGCGTCCCATTCGTCTCTCTCCGGTCTTGTCGACGAGTTGCTTTCCCAGCGCGTGGGCGAGTACCGAACGGTGCTGGAGGACAATCACGATGAGTTGTCAGACCCAGCCGAGAACGAGGAGGTTCAGCTTCTGGCAGCGCGGCTCAGGGATGCTCTCGACTTCGGAAAGACAGTGTGGATTCCGCGGCTGGGTGGCCTCGAGATAGCACTCAAGGGAATGCTGGCCGGCATCGACCTGAATCGCGTCCAGCTCGGAGGGTATCCCGAAGCCGGCGCAGTATCGATAGGTCATTCCGATTGTAAATCGCTCGGCATCGCCCTCGGCCTATTCAAGGCCGCGCAGCTAGCTCGGAGCGCAGGGTTCTCGAATCACTTCCTCGATTTCACGGCCGTCGATCTCGAAACGACGGGCAAGGATATCGCGCAGGCCGAGGTGGTTGAAATTGCCGCGGTGAAAGTACGAAAAGGTCACGTGGAGGATGAGTTTCACTCTCTCGTCAAGCCTCGTGTTCCGATCACTGAAGGCGCGTTTGCCGTCCACGGTATATCGGCAGGCGACGTCGCAGAATCTCCTTTTTTCGAAGAAGTCTGGCCGCAGTTCCGCGAGTTCTGCGGCCCCGACATCTTCGTGGCACATAACGGCTACCAGTTCGATTTTCCAATTCTGCGGCGCATGGCCGAGTCACTGTCCGGCTCCGACTTCTGCACGTACGATACGCTGGTGCTGGCGAGAGAACTTCACTCTGGGAGCGCCAGGCTTGTGGACCTCGCACGGTATTACGGAATAGAGACCGGTCAGTCCCATCGCGCGCTCGACGATACCAAAGCGCTTGCCCGGCTTTTCCTCGTGCTGGGTGAAGCCAAAATTGTGCGTGCGCGAAAAACGGCGCTCATCGAGCTGCTTGGACCGCTCGGTTTGGCACTTGCCCTGAGTGACGAGTCATTGCTCTGCGACGAAGCCAGGCGCATGGTGGGCTTCACGCGCGTGTTCGCGCTCGGCCGCAACAGCAACTGTCTGACGTTTTATCAGGCCGAGGCCGAGGCCTGTAGCGATGCATACGTCACAACACTCGCAGATCTGATCGAGTTGCTTGGCGGCGAAACAGTGATGTCGAGAATACGCGCCGACAAAACTGCGGTTGAACGCTATCCGGAGGTCATGCTACGACTCAAGCCGTTGCTCGATGTTTTTGAAGGCCAACCGATGCCCGAGCAACTCGCCGGGTTTCTCGAGCGCGTGGCGTTGTCGAAAAAAGACGGAACGGAGGGTGACTCGGCGCGTGTCAATTTGTTGACGCTTCACTCGACAAAGGGTCTGGAATTCTCACGAGTTTACATTGTTGGCGCCGAGGATGCGGAGCTCCTCGGCGAAAGGGATCCTGACACGCGTCAGATCGAGGAGGCGCGGCGACTGCTTTATGTTGGAATGACACGCACGAAGGACCGGCTGGTATTCACGCGAGTTGAAGCCCGCGCCGGTAAGCCGACCGGGGGACATCAGTTCCTCGACGAAATGGGGTTGACGCCAGTGAGGCCGAAATGACAGCGACTGAATGGAAGATCGACGTTCGAGGAGATCAGACCACCGCTGTGTTCGAAGCCGCAACGGCGCAGCAGATTCGCGACACGGTGTTTGTCTGTGCCCACGGCGCGGGTGGACACATGGGCGACAAGGGGATGTCGAAGCTCGTCGATACACTCCGATCGAGCGGGGTCAATGTTGTTCGGTTCAATTTTCTTTACAGCGAAAGGGGCTCGGGCCGGCTCGACCCGATGCCACGGCTCGAGCAATGCTTTGCGGCGGTCGTCGATCGCGTCCGGCAGGAAATCGATCCGCGAATTCTGATCATTGGCGGACGGTCCATGGGCGGTCGCGCTGCTTCAATGATGGCGGCAAAGGGATTCGTGTGTGACGGTCTGCTGCTTTTCGCGTATCCGCTTCATCCGGCGGGACAGCCAGAAAAATTGCGCGATGCCCACTTGCCGTCGATCCGCGTGCCGGTGCTCTGCTTCAATGGGACGCGCGATGCGCTCTGCACGCCGTCGCTGATGGAGGCTGCATTGCAGACCGTGAACGCGCAATGGGCAATGACATGGCTCGAAGGCGCCGATCACAGCTTCCACGTTCTGAAGTCGTCTGGAAAAACGGATGCCGCTGTGCTGGGTGATGTTGGTGATACGACGCGGCAGTGGCTCCTGCGCCTGGTGGAATAAGCGGGGCGCGGGACGCGGAGTGCGGAGAGGAGTTATTCCCTGGCCGGAGCGCGTGCGAGCGGTGTTACTCCCAGCTTGCCCAGCACCCATGCTCTCACGCGGTCGTCCTGCCCCTTGGTGGTAAAATGGCCAACTTCGGGAACCAGGAAGAGTTCCTTCGGAGCAGTGACAAGGTTGTAAGCGGCATACATCGATGTCGGAGGAACTGTAACGTCGTTGTATCCCCACGTGTAAAACCCCGGCACGTGCAGCAGTCTGGCGAAATTCACGACATCGTAGTAGCGAAGCGTTTCCATTTTCTCGGGCATGGCGCGCATGCCGACGGTATCGGCAAACACGTGCGGCCATCCCCCGGGTTGGCCGGCCAGATACGCGAAATGGTCTGCCATGGCGGGATGGATTACCGCGACAGCCTTCACCCGCGTGTCGAGCGCTCCAGCAACAACCGCGAGCCCGCCGCCCTGGCTTCCCCCCTGCACGACGTAGTTCGTGCCGTCGAACTTGGGCAGGCTGAAAATAAAATCGCCGGCACGGACGACTCCGGCAAATACGCGTCTGTAGTAATAGCTGTCGCGGCTCTCGATTCCGGTCGCCCAGTATCGTGAAAGCGCGGTTGCGCGGAGCTCGTTGTAAAGCAGGGAGTCACGGTCTACCGGAATGCCGTGAATTCCAAGTCGCAGGTGAATCACTCCCTTCCGCGCGAGGGCCGTATCAGGGAAGTATGGACGTACTCCAGCGCCGGGAAGCACGAGCACTGCCGGAAATTTGCCGGCGCGGGCGGGCACGGAGAGCAATCCGTACAAACGGCTTCCAAGGCGGTCATTCTGAAAGGAGACGTGATACACGTTTACGTCAGGTGTGGACCAGCGGGTTAATCTGGTCATCACGGGCGAGAGCGGGACGCGCCGGGCAGATTCCAGAGTCTCTTCCCAGAACCGTTCGAAGTCGCCGGGCATCGTTGTCGTTGCCTTGATGCTCTCAGGGCTGAACGCAGCCGTCGCCATCCCTCTATAGGTAACGCTATCGAGGACTGCGGTCGCACTTGCGCGAAGAAATCCGGGGCGGGGCAGCGTTGCCTTCACGACCTGACCGTTCGTAACACGTCGCAGGGTATCGCTGCGGGCCGGACGCATTCGTTCGGCGCCGATGTCGACAATTACCGTCGCATTGGAAATGGGTCGTCCAGCGCGAGTGAACGCGACGCTGAACCGTGCAGTGTCGCCGGCGTTGTATCGCCAGTCAGGCCGGTCGAGAGTTACAGCGAGCTCGATCGTCGTGTCAGGACGTTGCGCTGCAACACCAGCAGGGAAGGTGCATGAGAGCAGGCATAGCCTGATAATGCGGCGTGCTCTCATCGGTTATGCAGCTCTGCTAGGTCGTCGCGGCATCCGCGCCCCTCTCGGAGTAAATCCATGCCCCCACCATCGATGCGAGAAGGAGGTTGACGAGCCAGACCAGGCTGTAGCTCCACCACAATCCCGACGACATGATCCCCATTTCCTTGTAGCCGAACGTGAGGATCATGCCGAACACAAAGAAGAGGAGTGCGACGTACATCGCCGTTCGCGGACCAGGGCCGAAACGCGGGCGAATCGCCGCATACGTCCATACAAGAAGGAATCCGACGATGAAGTCGAAAAAGACATAGCCGGCAATCTGACCGGCGTCCATCTCCGCGAACCGGTCGCCGAGGCCTGGCTTGAAGGCGTTGGCGTCGGCCTGCATCCGCTGGGCGAAAACGACACCGTTCGAGAGGAAGTCGATGATGTTGAGGACGACACCTGCCGCAATGCCGCCAGCCAGAAGCTTGCCTGTATTCATGTTGACAGCCATGCTGCGCTCCTTCGATGAAAAGTGAACGAGAACGCGCGTATCCGACCAGTCGAAATACGCGCGCCAGCAAACTGCAGATGAATTGTAGGGTCTAAAGCCCCCGCGGAACAAGCATTATCTGCTACTTCCCTGTCACGTCGGGTTCGCGATTTGGATTCATCTCGTCCGAGACGTGCTTGTGTTTGTTGATGTCCCGGGAGAGGCGGGTTCTTTCGCTCTCCTTCTCCGCATCGTCGTGCTGTTGTCGCCCCTCGAAGAGTCGATCCTTGCCCTCATCGTTGTGTTCCCGGATGTCGGCCGGGTCGTGCCCGGGTCCGCTCTGGCTGTGTTTGGTGCTTTGCTGGGAGTGAAGCGTCTCGGACTGTTTCAAATGTGTTTTCTCCGGCCGCCCGGACGCGCCATCTGCCGCTTCGTGCTGGTGGCCATCATTCTTCTTGTCTTTTGCCATTTTGTTTCTCCTTGTTGACGGATGAAAGGGCAACGCGCATGCCGTGAATGGACAAAGTTGAGATTCTCCCCCGGCTTCTTGGATTTTGCCCGACTCCTTCAGGCCCTGCCAGGCAGATGGAGCTAGATTCGGTGCGTCTCCCGCCGACCACGCGTGACTCCAGTTTCCAACAGGATATTCAACATGACCGACTCGACCGCAGTTGCAACTCCAGAAAAAGCCGCGTTATGGGAAGATTTCGTGGACATCTTCTACCAGCCGTCCGATGTCTTCGCGCGACGTCGCGAGGGGAAGTTCGGCCTCGCATTGCTGTTTCTCGCAATCGCTTCAGGAATTCTTTTCGTTCTGTTTCAGAATGCTCTTGGCCCCATATTCGACGCTGAGATTACACGGAGCAATGCCGCGACGCTGGCTGCAAACCCGGAGCTCAAGGCGGAACAACTTGCGCAGGGACAGGCGATGATGGAGAAGTTCGCCGCCGTGGGCTATGTGATTGGAATGCCGATCGCCGTCCTGCTGCTGGGAGTCGTGCTATGGATCGCCGGCAAGCTGTTCGACGCGAAGCAAACCGTCGCCATGGCGATAATGGTAGTGACGTACGCGCAATTTCCGCGGCTCATAGAGCTTTGCGTCAACGCCGTGCAGGGGATGCTGATGGCTCCCGAAAACATTACGTCGCGGTTCACCGTCAGCCTGGGCCTGGCGCGATTTGTCGATGACGCGACGATGAGTCCCGTGCTGCTCGCCGTACTGGGCTCTCTCGATCTCTTCACCCTCTGGGTGACCGTACTGATTGGTATCGGGGTGTACGTCACCAGCGGAGTGAAGAAAGAATCAGCGGCGATCATCGCGGGAATCGTGTGGGTTGCAGGACTGGTTCCTACACTGTTCGGAGCGCTCAGACAGGGTTGACGGGCGCGGTGCTAGACCGCGTCCGACAGACTCGTAAAGTTGAAGTCCTTCACCTTCAGCGTCGGCATCACTACCGGGCCTCCACCTTCGGTGCCCGCAATCCGAACCGAGGGACCAATCGCCTCGACGTTGTTCAACATGAACAGCGGCGACTCATTGAACCGGAAATTCTTGATCGCTTTGGTAATTTTTCCGTTCTCGATCAGGAATGTGCCGTCGCGGGTAAGACCGGTGAACAGAATGGTGCGCGGATCGACCTGCCGCAGATACCACAAGCGGGTGACGAGAATGCCTCGCGGCGTGGACTTGATCATGTCGGCAGTCGACGTCGTACCACCGATCATCTTGAGCGAGGTTGCTCCTCCGTTCGCGACCTTGCCCTGCTTCTGCGCCCAGAATCTCGAATAGGCAAGTTGCTTGAGTACGCCGTTCTCGATCCATGCCTGGCGTGACAATG
Coding sequences within:
- a CDS encoding phenylalanine 4-monooxygenase — its product is MQTETQASPPKFIEQKWSDYTAEQHDVWRILYERRMTQLVDNGSKVFLNGAETIGLRRDSVPDLAGVNAQLGAITGWEAVPVAGFLPAREFFACLAQRKFPTTITIRPREQLDYLPEPDIFHDVFGHVPLHSDPAFGDFLQHYGKAASAAESDADVLRMTRLFWFTIEFGLVREDGKVRVYGSGLISSHGDAANALGPNCDRRPFSLDAVFDQHFEIDHLQDVLFVVESFDQLFEAVTEAERRIAK
- a CDS encoding sulfite oxidase — protein: MTIAKTNPESDKLAAGARRSLDEQGLNTGPSPSQLGSRFITPAELFFTRSHAAIPSLDAANWRLRVHGLVGRKLELSLDDLKHSFTAREVDATLVCAGLRRTELENVAPIPGELPWGLEPISTGTWRGIQLRDVLLSAGVEEDAGHVWFTSVDVVERHGKKFAFGGSIPLAKALGPEVLLAYELNGEPLSPDHGFPVRALVPGYIGARSVKWLGEIEVRAEPSANYFQTQAYRLLAKRDGDDGNVRNGTEMNETPLNAVILSPEAGGQVPAGAAELSGWALGREGAPVMVVECSGDNGDTWTPAEVYASGSPWAWQLWRATLTLAAGSHTLVVRCSDGRGLTQPPDVKDVWNVKGYGNNAWHRVAVEVRA
- a CDS encoding VWA domain-containing protein; its protein translation is MKSQVILDYQQADGRAGYAVRALLKFEGDSVENPREVPLNLSLVLDRSGSMSGEKLEHARKAAAFLVRRLRPADVVSVVAYDDSVITVAEPATGAAQAGLAREIETIMSGGSTNLSGGWLRGRDLVTRNGSSTPDAPAEPGDASRGSAINRVILMTDGHANVGITDPVRLLGLCSNGLKQGVTTTTIGFGGDYDEELLRGMAEAGGGHSYYIENPDQAPGVFEEEIEGLLSLAAQNIEVKIKPEPFVDLVNVHNDYQSHGNTDGITVAVGDLYARDPKSLLIEFFVADVETVGDRSIAVISVTADVVGADGGVQRQEIRIPVAATLSAEGREEPEIQRTKILLDAAKARDEARVRGQRGDYGGAAAMLREASVACASMPLGGSVMDEQAVDLMAMASKYENEEVTLSDEKYLYQRAYNARRGKERYEKKISRVKPQK
- a CDS encoding UvrD-helicase domain-containing protein, with protein sequence MPHTPSDSQRLVIEAEPGALLVFAGPGAGKTYCLIERIRFLVEKRGLNPARICAFTFTNKAAEEISSRLETYLGSQAGKIKRGTIHSFCAELLREFTAEAELRPGFGIADEEYQLRALYRVEGYSRWHRKRVKQFTAYRFCAEPLHENDRGVYDRYLAFLEKRNMVDFDMLVLKTSELLRNEEVAAAVRQRWDCILVDEFQDLNTVQYSIMRSLALEHGNVFAVGDDEQSIYSWAGADPRVFGDFLNDFGLSTRLQLGENRRCPSEVITLSRRLVNINTPMFGDRRFADSGRHSPFPVEAMTFGDEREELAWIFDDLRRDREAHTLEWGDYALLYRTHEIGHTAESAFLAAGIPCRMAQGHALADDPVVRYLVAALRVISNAEDPIHRERFLQVVLPRPLFDSARAKADEAGSDLLQYFEQRARRQTTADADRSKIWKGLFALKNLAALGASHSSLSGLVDELLSQRVGEYRTVLEDNHDELSDPAENEEVQLLAARLRDALDFGKTVWIPRLGGLEIALKGMLAGIDLNRVQLGGYPEAGAVSIGHSDCKSLGIALGLFKAAQLARSAGFSNHFLDFTAVDLETTGKDIAQAEVVEIAAVKVRKGHVEDEFHSLVKPRVPITEGAFAVHGISAGDVAESPFFEEVWPQFREFCGPDIFVAHNGYQFDFPILRRMAESLSGSDFCTYDTLVLARELHSGSARLVDLARYYGIETGQSHRALDDTKALARLFLVLGEAKIVRARKTALIELLGPLGLALALSDESLLCDEARRMVGFTRVFALGRNSNCLTFYQAEAEACSDAYVTTLADLIELLGGETVMSRIRADKTAVERYPEVMLRLKPLLDVFEGQPMPEQLAGFLERVALSKKDGTEGDSARVNLLTLHSTKGLEFSRVYIVGAEDAELLGERDPDTRQIEEARRLLYVGMTRTKDRLVFTRVEARAGKPTGGHQFLDEMGLTPVRPK
- a CDS encoding alpha/beta family hydrolase — its product is MTATEWKIDVRGDQTTAVFEAATAQQIRDTVFVCAHGAGGHMGDKGMSKLVDTLRSSGVNVVRFNFLYSERGSGRLDPMPRLEQCFAAVVDRVRQEIDPRILIIGGRSMGGRAASMMAAKGFVCDGLLLFAYPLHPAGQPEKLRDAHLPSIRVPVLCFNGTRDALCTPSLMEAALQTVNAQWAMTWLEGADHSFHVLKSSGKTDAAVLGDVGDTTRQWLLRLVE
- a CDS encoding acetylxylan esterase, giving the protein MRARRIIRLCLLSCTFPAGVAAQRPDTTIELAVTLDRPDWRYNAGDTARFSVAFTRAGRPISNATVIVDIGAERMRPARSDTLRRVTNGQVVKATLPRPGFLRASATAVLDSVTYRGMATAAFSPESIKATTTMPGDFERFWEETLESARRVPLSPVMTRLTRWSTPDVNVYHVSFQNDRLGSRLYGLLSVPARAGKFPAVLVLPGAGVRPYFPDTALARKGVIHLRLGIHGIPVDRDSLLYNELRATALSRYWATGIESRDSYYYRRVFAGVVRAGDFIFSLPKFDGTNYVVQGGSQGGGLAVVAGALDTRVKAVAVIHPAMADHFAYLAGQPGGWPHVFADTVGMRAMPEKMETLRYYDVVNFARLLHVPGFYTWGYNDVTVPPTSMYAAYNLVTAPKELFLVPEVGHFTTKGQDDRVRAWVLGKLGVTPLARAPARE
- a CDS encoding YIP1 family protein, whose protein sequence is MTDSTAVATPEKAALWEDFVDIFYQPSDVFARRREGKFGLALLFLAIASGILFVLFQNALGPIFDAEITRSNAATLAANPELKAEQLAQGQAMMEKFAAVGYVIGMPIAVLLLGVVLWIAGKLFDAKQTVAMAIMVVTYAQFPRLIELCVNAVQGMLMAPENITSRFTVSLGLARFVDDATMSPVLLAVLGSLDLFTLWVTVLIGIGVYVTSGVKKESAAIIAGIVWVAGLVPTLFGALRQG